A stretch of Cicer arietinum cultivar CDC Frontier isolate Library 1 chromosome 5, Cicar.CDCFrontier_v2.0, whole genome shotgun sequence DNA encodes these proteins:
- the LOC101489756 gene encoding UDP-glucuronate 4-epimerase 6 yields the protein MASPPDTSKTIKLERYNSYIRKVNSTKLLNASSKLLFRATLLIALILVFLFTFNYPPLSETANHHLHTHSNFLASAFGGGGAWERQVRHSATPRRPNGFSVLVTGAAGFVGSHCSLALKKRGDGVVGLDNFNTYYDPSLKRARQALLTQHQIFIAEGDLNDTPLLTKLFDLVPFTHILHLAAQAGVRYAMQNPQSYIKSNIAGFVNLLEVSKTANPQPSIVWASSSSVYGLNTENPFSELHRTDQPASLYAATKKAGEEIAHTYNHIYGLSLTGLRFFTVYGPWGRPDMAYFFFTKDILHGKTVDVYQTQDGKEVARDFTYIDDIVKGCVGALDTAEKSTGSGGKKRGPAQLRIYNLGNTSPVPVGKLVSILENLLSTKAKKHIIKMPRNGDVPYTHANVTLAYKDFGYKPTTDLATGLRKFVKWYVRYYGIQSRLKKENHNDNELPEDSA from the coding sequence ATGGCTTCTCCACCAGACACAAGCAAAACCATAAAGCTAGAACGTTACAATAGCTACATCAGAAAAGTTAACAGCACAAAGCTTCTAAACGCATCTTCAAAGCTTCTTTTCCGTGCCACACTCTTAATAGCACTCATCCTTGTTTTCCTCTTCACCTTCAATTACCCTCCTCTCTCTGAAACCGCCAACCACCATCTCCACACTCATTCCAATTTCCTCGCATCCGCATTCGGCGGTGGCGGCGCTTGGGAACGACAAGTCCGTCACTCCGCAACACCGCGTCGTCCTAACGGTTTCTCCGTACTGGTAACCGGTGCAGCCGGTTTCGTCGGTAGTCACTGTTCACTCGCTCTTAAAAAACGAGGCGATGGCGTTGTAGGTCTTGATAATTTTAACACCTATTACGACCCGTCGTTGAAACGCGCGAGACAAGCTTTATTAACACAACATCAAATATTCATAGCCGAAGGTGACTTAAACGACACGCCGTTGTTAACTAAACTCTTCGACTTAGTGCCGTTTACTCACATCCTTCACCTCGCTGCACAAGCCGGTGTTCGTTACGCCATGCAGAATCCACAATCTTATATCAAATCAAACATTGCTGGTTTCGTGAATCTTCTTGAAGTTTCCAAAACCGCTAATCCTCAACCGTCCATCGTTTGGGCTTCATCAAGCTCTGTTTACGGTCTCAACACTGAGAATCCGTTTTCAGAACTTCACCGGACTGATCAACCTGCGAGTCTCTACGCCGCTACTAAAAAAGCCGGCGAGGAAATCGCGCATACATATAATCATATCTACGGTTTATCTCTCACCGGACTCCGATTCTTCACGGTGTACGGTCCATGGGGAAGACCGGACATGGCGTACTTCTTCTTCACGAAGGATATCCTTCACGGGAAAACGGTCGATGTTTACCAGACGCAGGACGGGAAGGAAGTGGCGCGTGATTTCACGTACATCGATGATATCGTGAAAGGATGTGTAGGAGCGTTGGATACGGCGGAGAAGAGTACAGGAAGCGGGGGAAAGAAGCGTGGACCGGCGCAGTTGAGAATTTATAATCTCGGAAACACGTCGCCGGTGCCGGTGGGGAAACTCGTATCGATTTTGGAAAACTTGTTGAGCACGAAGGCGAAGAAACACATCATTAAGATGCCGCGAAACGGTGACGTTCCATACACGCATGCGAATGTAACATTGGCTTACAAAGATTTCGGGTACAAACCTACAACGGATCTTGCAACGGGTCTCAGAAAATTCGTTAAGTGGTATGTTCGTTATTACGGGATTCAGTCGAGGCTAAAAAAGGAAAATCacaatgataatgaattacccGAGGATTCCGCTTGA